The region CGAACGGCAGACTTACGCCGCCGACTTCCACTGGCCCAGCGCCGCCAGGCCGTTGGCCTTGGCGCGCTCGTACACGGTCTGCTGGGCCTTGGCGATGTTGCCGACCAGGTCCTGCGACCACAGCTTCAGCGCCGCCGACTGCATGGCGCGGCCGTACGAGAACGACAGCGGCCACGGGTTCGGGCCCATCTGGTTCATCGCGTTGAGGTGCGCGGTGGCGTCCTCGTCCGACTGGCCGCCCGACAGGAACACGATGCCCGGCAGGGTCGCCGGCACGGTCGACTTCAGGCACTGCAGGGTGGCCGCGGCGACGTCGTCGATGCTGGCGCGGTCGCTGGCCAGGGTGCCCGGCAGGACCATCGAGGCCTTCAGGATGGTGCCTTCGAGCACCACGCTCTGCTCGTACAGCGCGCCGAACAGCGAACGCAGGGTCACTTCGGTGACTTCGAAGCAGGTGTCGATGTCGTGGCTGCCGTCCATGATGACTTCCGGCTCGACCATCGGCACCAGGCCCTGCTCCTGGCACAGCGCGGCATAGCGCGCCAGCGCATGGCTGTTGGCTTCGATGCAGGTGCCCGACGGGATGTCGTCGCCGATGTTGATGACCGCGCGCCACTTGGCGAAGCGGGCGCCGAGCTTGTAGTACTCCTCCAGGCGCGCGCGCAGGCCGTCGAGGCCTTCGGTCACGACTTCGCCGGGGAAGCCGGCCAGCGGCTGCGGGCCCTTGTCGACCTTGATGCCCGGGATCACGCCGTTATCCATCATGATCTTGGTGAACGGCACGCCGGCCTTGGTCGACTGACGGATGGTTTCGTCGTACAGGATGGCGCCGGAGATGTAGTCGCCGATCTTCGGCGTGGTGAGCAGCAGCTCGCGGTAGGCGCGGCGATTCTCTTCGGTGTTGTCGATACCGACGCCGGCGAAACGCTTGGCGATGGTGGCGTTCGACTCGTCGATCGCGATGATGCCCTTGCCCGCGGCGACCATGGCCTGGGCGGTTTCGGCAAGCTGTTCGATGCTCATGGAGATCCTGCGGCAGCGGTGGGAAGCCCGCGATTATAGCCGCTGACGGTGAACCTTGCCCCCTCCTTGGGCCTGTCGAATCAGGCACTTGCGCTCAGTTTCGACGGAAACCGTTTTCAGCGCATGGCCGTCATCGATGTCAAAACGCCGGCGCTCGGTGCCGGCCGGCCGCACCGCCGATCCGGCGGAACTTCCGGCGGAACTTCCGGCGGAACTTGGGGCGCAAGGCGCTGAACCCGGTCCGCGTTGACACCCATGCGGCCACCGCCGAGCATTCCCCTGGCATTCGGCGCGCCATGGACGCCGCCCTCCCAATTCTCAGCAAGGAAGCCCTTCCGCATGTCCGTTCTCCGTCCGCATCACCACACCCTGGTTATCGCTCTCGCCAGCGCACTGAGCCTGCTGCCCGCCGCCGCTCTGGCCCAGTCCAGCGACGCCGACCGCGACTACCGCGAAGCCGTCGCCCACTGCGAATCGCATCCGCAAGCCTCGACCCGCTACGTCGTCGTCGACGCGGCGCGGATGCGTTCGCTGCCGCGCGCCGACGGCGGCGCGGTGACTTCGGTGCCGATCGGCGCCGAGGTCAAGGTGCAATGCGTATTCGGCGAATGGGTGCGCGCGACCTCCGAACGCCCCAACCCCTCGGTCGGCTGGATCCGCGCTGATCTGCTCGGCCCTCGCGCGCCGACCGCGGCTTCGCTGGAGCAGGACTACCGCCGCGCCGCCGGCGCCGAACGGCGCACCATCGCCGAGCGCGCGATCGCGCTGCGCCCGTTCGCACGCGAAAGCCACCAGTTAGCGATCGATGCCGCACAGGCCGACGGCGACACCGCCGCCGCGCAGGCTGCGACCTTGCGCCGCGAACGCATGACCGCGCCCAAGGTCGAGCGCCTGTCCGGCGAGCCGCGCCTGCTGTTCGGCGTCGACGGCGGTTATCTGACCGCGATCGCGCGCATCGACGGCCGCGGCCGTTACGCCGACCCCGCGACACCGGACAGCACCTATGCGGTCTGGCGCGGTTTTCACCTGTACCGCAACGGCGCCGCCGATGGGCTGGTGCAGGTCATCGACCGCGGCGAGGCGGTCGGCCTCGGCATGGAAGCGCAGGTACGCCGCCCGCCCGCGGCCGAACGCGATCAAGGCCTCAACGGCTTGGCCAGCAACGAAACCCTCGGCGCCGGCGCCGCTGTCATCGCCGCGAAAGTGAGCGCGGACGAGCGCCGTGCGGTTGAGCGCGAGCTGCGCGCCCTGCTGGGCCGGCAGCGCCTGGACCGCGCCGCCGTCGACAAGGCACTGCGTCCTTACGACGCCGAAGAGCGCAGCGGCCTGCGCGTGCACGCGCTCGACCTCGCCGGCGGCAAGCGCCTGCTGGTCGCCACCGCCGTGGCCGCAGTGCCGCCGCGCAGCCCGGACCAGGCCGATACGACGCTGGACTCGGTGCTGTTGCTGGAGGCTTCGGGCAAGCAGTACCGCAAGGTCGGCGAGATCGCGGGCGAGACCGCCGGCGATGCGATCGAATCGCACGCCTTCCACGACGCCCTGGACCTGGACGGCGACGGCGAGGCCGAACTGATCTTCCGCCTCCACCAGTACGAAGGCAGCCAGTACCAGATCTGGAGTCGCTCGTCCGGTCAGTGGAAGCCGGTGTACGCGGGCGGCTACGTCGGCGTCTGAGCCCGGCGCCGCGCCATCGCTTCAAGGGTAGGAGCGGCGTCCTCCTGGATTTCCTTCGGTCACGAGCCGCGACCTGGACCTCACCATAACGAGGTCAGCGCGGTGTCTCGGTCGCGGCTTGCGCCGCTCCTACCCCGCAACGCTCGGCGGCCCGGTGATCCGAGCCGCCGTTACCCTCAGAGCTCGCCGAGCCCCTCGGCGCAACCGCCCTCGCCCACTTGCAGCAGGCGCAGGGTGTTGGTCGCACCGTGCTGTTCCATGGTGTCGCCGCTGGTGAAGATCACCCGCTCGCCCTGGCCCAGTTTGCCGGCGTCGAACAGCTGCTTGACGACGTTGCGCGCGGCGTCGCGCGAGGCCAGGCCGCGGCTGTCGAAATCGATCGGGTAGACGTCGCGCATCATCGACATGCGGCGGCGCGCGCCGCCGTGGCGCGAGAACGCATAGATCGGCGCATTCGAACGGAAACGCGAAAGAAAGCGCACGGTGCCGCCGGATTCGGTCATGGCGACGATCGCGCGCACGCCGATGTGCTCGGACAGGAACATCGCCGCCATCGCGATGGCCTGGTCGGCGCGTTCGAGGTTGCGCGGCGCGGCTTCGAAATCGGTGTCGTGGTCGAACTGGCGCTCGGCGCCGAGGCAGATGCGCGACATCGCCTCGACCGCCTTGACCGGATAACGGCCGGCCGCGGATTCCTGCGACAGCATCACCGCATCGGTGCCGTCGATCACCGCGTTGGCCACGTCGAGCACTTCGGCGCGGGTCGGGATCGGGTTGTCGACCATCGACTGCATCATCTGCGTGGCGGTGATCACCACGCGATTGCGCGCCAACGACTCGCGGATGATCTTCTTTTGCAGGCCGGGCAGCTCGGCGTCGCCGATTTCCACGCCCAGATCGCCGCGCGCGACCATGACCACGTCGCTGGCGTCGACGATCTCGGCCAGGTTTTCGATGGCTTCGGCGCGTTCGATCTTCGACACCAGCGCGGCATCGCTGCCGGCGGCGCGGGCGATGCGGCGGGCCTCGTGCATGTCCTCGGCATTGCGGCAGAACGACACCGCGATGAAGTCGGCGCCGAGTTCGGCGGCGACCAGGATCAGTTCCTTGTCGCGCTCGGTCAGCGCGCCCAGGGACAGGCCGCCGCCGAGCTTGTTCAAGCCCTTGCGGTCCGACAGGGCGCCGTCGTTGAGCACGGTGGTGATGATGCGCTCGCCGTCGACCGCGCCGACGCGCAGTTGCAGCAAGCCGTCGTCGAGCAACAGCACGTCGCCGGGGGCCACGTCGTTGGGCAGGCCGAGATAGCTCACCCCGACCTCGCGCAGATTGCCCGGAGGGGCGCTCGCGCTGGCGATCAGGTCGAAACGGTCGCCGGCCTTGAGCAGGACCCGGCCTTCGGCGAAGCGCTCGATGCGGATCTTCGGCCCGGGCAGATCGGCGAGGATGCCGACTTCCACGCCGACCCGCAGCGCTGCCTCGCGCACGGCCTGGGCGCGTGCGACCTGCGAGGACGGATCGCCGTGCGAGAAATTCAGGCGGACGACGTCGACGCCGGCATTGAGCAAGGCATCGAGCACGCCCGGCGGATCGGTGGCCGGGCCGAGGGTGGCGAGAATCTTGGTGCGTCGCGGGCTTGAGGACATGGCGGGCTCTCTTGACTGTCGGCCAAACTAGCACAGCTTCGGCGACGGTCGAACCCGCTGCGCGCGAGCACATTCCCTCGGCAGGCGCGATTGGAAAAAATCGCCCGCATTTGCCATTGCACAAGCACCGCTGTTGCAATGCGGTGCCGTATGCCGATCGGATCGGCGCTCGTGCGTTGCCGCGCCGTTACCGCCCCGGCTGTTCGACCGAGTTCATCTCATGCCGGACCCGGCTGATGCGGTCGTAGATCAGTTTGCGCAAACGGTTGGTCGAGCCAAGCGGACGATGCTCGGGCAACGAATGCCAGGGGCTGTAGGCGATGTCCTCGCCGAGGCGGTTGCGCTCGGGGGTATCGAATTCCTGGCGCGGGATATGGATGCTTGCGACCTCGAAGAACGGCGCCTGCGCCTCGTCCCATGCGGTCATCGAATCTTCGACGCTCATGCTGTCGGAGGTCCTGGGCTGGACCAGGAATTTCAGTACGACATCGCGCTCGGCGAGCGTGCGCTTCATCGCCTCGCGCAGGTAATCGGGGCCGCGCTGCGCAGGCATGGGGTCGACCTCGGCCGTAGCCGGCATCACCGAGAACTTGATCGCCTGGCGCTCGGCGCCCACGCCGAGCTGATACGGCACCGCGGAGAAATAACGGACCTGCAGCGGGTTGGAAATCTTGCCGCTGCTGATTTCCTTGGCGCGCAAGGTGCCCTTCAGGCCGAGCGCGAACGGGATCGTCACCTTGTCCAGCAAGCGGCCGCTGCTGGCCTTCTCGACCAGGGACAGATAACGGTGCGGATCGTTGGCCAGGAACACCGGGTGATTGATCATGACGAAGTCCTGGGTGGTGGCTTCGCGATCGTTCTCGAGCAGTTTCGGCCCCGGCACGCCGAGCAACTTGATCGCCATGCCGCGGCCGTCGTCGTTGTCGTCCGAACGCGTCGGGTCGCCGGCCCCGTTCGAGAAGCGGATCCAGGCCTGATAGACCTTGCCGGGCACGAACACGCCCTGGGCCAGCGACGGTGCCAGCGAATCGTTGACGCGGAACTCGGCCTCGACGAAGCCGGTCGCCTTGGGATGCGCGTCGCGCCGCGCCTGCCCGGGGCGGTACTGCTCGCGGATCGATTTCTCGATCGCATCGGCGATCTGCAGCGCCAGATCGGACTCGTGCGGATACAGCGCTTCGCCCAGCATCTCGTCGACGCTCGGATACGGAAGGTCGGAGGGGTGGCGGGTGGTCGACATGGCGCTCTCCTGGTGATCCGGCGCCGTCTGTCGACGGCGGCCAACGGCGATGCGAGCGGACCACGGCGGAGCGCGAAGCGGCTGACGTGGCGAATGGCTGGCGTCGAAGCCGGACTCTAATCCCGCGGCCGTGAAGAGCGCTCACACCTGTATGACTGGCCGGCCCCGACGGCCGACCGTGCTAACCGCGCTGGCCGCCCGGTGTCGGCGAGGCCGGCGAATCAGCCTGCACCAGGGCATCGGAGATGCCCTGCAAGGACAGCACCGCCGGCAGTTTCGTCCGCCGCCCCTCGCGGTCGTAACCGACGTACAAGGGCACACCGACTGCGCCCTGCGCCTTGAGCAAAGCGGCGACGGCCTCATCGGGTTGGGTGTAGTCGGCGACCAAGTACACCGCGTCGGCGTCTTTCAACAGGGCGCGAAAGCCGTCGCGTTCGAGCACTGCGGCCTGGTTGACCTTGCAAGTCAGGCACCAGTCGGCGGTGACGTTGACGAACACCGCTCGGCCCTGGCCGCGCAATTCGGCGAGCCGTGCGGGGGTGAAACGCTCTGCGCCGGGCGGCAACTCGGCTTTCGACGCGACGGACGGCGCGGCATCGCCTGGCCGCGCGTCCAGCATCGTCAGCGGCGAGAGCGACAAGGCGACGATCAGCACCGCGAGCAGGCGATGCCCGGCCCCGGCGAAACGGTTCTTCTCGAACCACCACAGCCCCAGGATCAGCACGACCGCCGACAGCAACACCAACGCCATCGCGTCCACGCCGCGTTGCTTGCCGAGCACCCACAACAACCACACCGCGGTGGCGTACATCGGGAAGGCCAACCATTGCTTCAAGCTGTCCATCCAGGCACCCGGCCTGGGCAACCAGCGCGCGGCGCGCGGCACGAACGCGATCGCCAGAAACGGCGCCGCCAAGCCGAGCCCCAGCAGAACGAACACCGCCAACGCCGCCCACGGTTGCGGCGAAGCCAGTGCATAGGCCACCGACGCGCCCATGAACGGCGCAGTGCACGGGCTGGCAACGACGCAGGCCAACACGCCGGTGACGAAGTCGCCGGCCAGCCCTCGGCCCTGCGCATGTCGCTGACCGACACCGGCCAGGCCGGCGCCGAAGTTGACCACGCCGGACAAGCCCAGGCCGACCGCCAACATCACCAGCACCAACAGACCGATCACCCATGGCTGCTGCATATGGAATCCCCAGCCCGCGCCGCCGCCCGCCGTTCGCAAGGCCAATACCACCCCGCCCAATGCAGCGAACGACGACACCACACCGGCGGTATAGGCCAGCGCACGCCGCTTGGCGCCGACCGGGTCGTCCGCCGCATGCAGGATCGAGAACGCTTTCAGCGACAGCACCGGCAACACGCAAGGCATCAGGTTCAACAACAGGCCGCCGGCGAACGCCATCAGCAACATGCCCAACCAAGGCGACGAGGCCTGCTCCTGCGTGCGCAGCGGCGGCGGCAGCTCGAACGACAACCGCCGCAGGGTGGGCGGATAGCAGACACTGTTCTCCAGGCAGCCCTGGAAGCTCAACTTGAGTTCCAACCGCTGCGGCAGCGTCGCACCCGACTGCAGCGGGACGCGCAGCCGCGCATGTTCGTAGAACACCGTGACCTCGCCGAACTGTGGGTCTTGGTGTAGCCGGCCTTCGGACCACTGCAGCGCACCGAGCGCTTGCGGCGCATCGACGGCCTGCAGGGAAAACCGGTCGCGATACAGGTAATAGCCCGGCGGCATCCGCCATTCCAGGGCTACGCTGCCGTCGCCCAGCAGTGTCGAGGTCAGTGCGAAAGCTTGTTCGACCGGCAGCGGCTCGCTATCGGCGAACGAGCGGCTCAGGTCGGAAGCGCCGCCATCGTAAGCGCTGCTCGTCGCCGTCTCATCGGCGAACGCAGTCGAAGGCGACAGCAGCACCGCCGCCGCCAACACCAGACCGCAAGTGGTCGAACCGGCCCATCGTAGGGCTCGGGCATCGCGCAGCAGGCCCGTCATTCAACGAGCCCATGCCGCATTGCCGCGCGCCATGCCGCCCGCCCCACCGAGTAGGGACTGCAGACGCGACGGCAGCGCATCGTCGACTTCGATTCGCCGCAGCAGCCGTCCATCGGCACCGACCACCAGCACGGCCGGCACACGCTGCACGCCGAAGCGGCGAAACAACACGCCGTCGCGATCCAGGCTCAACGGCACCGGCACCCGATGCTCGTTGCGGTAATCGCGCAGATCCTGCTCCGACGCCCACAGGCCCGAGGCGATACCGACCCAACGCACGCGACGGTCGCGCCCCAACGACACCAATTGCTCGCGCAATACGCGACATTGCTTCGACGATTGCGGCCGCGTCTTCTGCAAATAGCTTTCGCACCAAGGCGAGAGGAAAGCCAACACGCTCGGGCGCTGGCCCACGGGGTCGGTCAAGGCGAGCTGGCGTGCTTCGAGAGTGCGGATCTTCGATGTGGGCACCGGCTCGCCGATCTGGAGAATATTCCGCACGGGTGCGGCCGGCGTTTCCGCGACGAGCGTGCGCGGATCGAAGCCCGGCGTGTTCCGCGCCTGCGCCACTGCGGCATCGAGCCGCGCGTCGGCCAGATGCCCGACATAGCGGACTGTGCCGTCCTTGCCGATCACCACGTGCTGCGGAGTGACCCGCAAGCCGAAACGTTCGCCGAGCGAACCGTCGTCGTCGCGAACGATCGGCATGCTCAACCCGAGCTCGCGTCGATAAGCCCTGATCTGCTCGACCGTGTCGTCGAAACCGATATTGATGGCGACGACCTGCAGATCGCCACCGGCACCACGCTGCGCCTTTTCGAAATGCGGCATCTGCTCGCGGCAGGGCACGCACCAGGTGGCCCAGAACTTCAGATACACCGCCTTGCGGCCGCGCAAGGCACCCAGGTCCAAGCGCTGCCCATCGATGGTGGTCAGAACGAGCGCCGGCACGGCTTGCCCGACCAGGCGCGCGCCGACCTGCTGCGCGTATTCCTTGCCGGTTTCGGCCTGTGCCGGCCGAACGCCACCCGACCACCACGCCGCGAGCAATACACAGGCAGCCACCGACGTTCGCGCCCACAGGCGCGAGGAGTACAGAGTCATACGGATTCCTCGGTAAGAGACAGCGAAGCGATGCGCGCGATCGGCGCGCCGGGCACGGCCGGCCCGAGGCCTGCTCCCGCATGCATCGCCACTTCGAGGCCTCACGCTACGGCTCGACTGGATCCTTGAGTGAGCCAGTCCCCGCGAATCCGACCGGACCAGTTGCCGGGCTCGGATTCCTCCCAGCCCGGCCTGCGGAGCGCGTCGACGATGGCGCAACAGCGTGTCCATCCGTCGTGCTGCGCGATGTCGAGCCGCGACCCTTTGCGGCTTACGGCAAACCAGGCACTCGGTTACCCGAGTGCCTGCCGCTTAGGGCCTGCTTCTATGGAGCTCGTTCGATGCATCGGCCACGAACGGCCAAGACTGCGACCGCATCGCTCGAACCGAGAGGCGTCGAGCCACTGGCCCGGCGCCAACTCCGACGCTTACTGGATCGCGTCGCCGTAACCGCAACCCACCGTCACCCAGCCCGGCGCATACGAGACATCGACCAACACCCGCACCGTCTTCTCGCCCGGCAACACCTTGCGATAGTCCAGCCCCTTCCAGCCGTAAGTCTCGATCATCGCCGCCAGGTCGGGACGCGGACTCATCCCGCCGATGCGCTTGGCCAACGCCTCGCCGACCTTCAACTCCTGCCCCGCCGGCACCTTGTACGCCAAGTGCATCTCCTGACGGCTCGGGAAGTTGATGTAGTTCGACGTCTCGCCCCAGGCCGACAACGGCCGGGCACTCTTCCACAGCATCAACGCAGCGTCGCCGCCATCGTCGGTCTGGGCGAGACCCTTGATCTGCTCGGCGCTGAGCTCGTCGCCGAACGCATTGACCTGTTCCAGGCTGAGCTTGCACTCGACGAAATCGGCCACCCGCTTGGCGGTGGCGTCCTGCGCCGAAGCCAGCATCGGCGCCAGCGCCACGGCCAAGGCGGCGAAAGACAGGATCTTGTTGCGGTAGTTGGACATGGTTCCTCTGAGTTCCGGTTGTGGATCGGGTATTCGGTAGTCATGACGAAGCTGGGGTGCGAATCCAGTACGGCCAGCTACAGCTCCCCCTGATGACCTGGGCATCGTTAGGTGCGACCGAGAAGCCGCTCGCAGCGGTGCAGGTCCAGGGGCCGAGGCCTTGATCGCCATCGACATATCCCGGGCCGAGTTCGCATGCCAACCTCACGCCCACCGGTCTGGAACCTTTACGACCAACCGATTCGGCTGATGCAAAGGAAAAGGCGACCAATACTTTCGTTTGCTCCTGCGCGATGGCGCATTGCAATAAAACACACATAACCCGGCTGCACCCAGCAATCAACCCTCATCGCAAGCAACGAGACGCTTGCACTTTAGGGTTCCCCTGACGAGAATCTAGCACGGCCACGGAACGCGGCCCCTATCGATCTATTGCGTCGCCACGGAGGGAAGACGCCACCCATCTGCATCAAACCCCGCCTTTATTCGCAGCTCCGTCGCGCCCCATTTGGAGCCTGGCGGGGCCCGCTAGTCGTGCCAGCGACTTTTACCAAGGATCAGGTATGCCTTCGAGACTTCACCAACCATTTTCACGCATAAGTTCAGCGAGAGGGCTACTCCAAATTGCCCACTCGACCATGAGCCGTAGCTTGTTAGCCGCTGTAATGTGCTACTCGTTTATCTCCAGCGTTTCTGCACAAGAAAGCGGAAATAAGTGGAAGATCTCCGATCCGGCGGGACAATCGACCGAGTACAACACTCAACAAGAAGCTGTCGAGGCGATTTGGGAGCTTCCCGCGCCTTCGCCGGAAACAGAAGGCGCTTATCAGTTCGTAGAACAGATAAAGAGCACGAAGATAGATGAAGAGGGCAACGTCCTCATAACGTACTGGATGGGTAAGGACCAGCCGACCGATCCAGACTGGAAGTACGGCACCGTATATGGAAGCGGCTTCGTTACGGAAGCCGATGCGGTCACGAAGATCAAACAGACCCTGGACGGGATGAGCGCTGCCTGCGCGCCTTCTGCCGTCGCCGAACCGCTCAATGACTGGCAAGAATCGCAGCCAGGCTACGAAGGGCGGATGGAGAAGAGACGTTACTCGCAGCTTGTCAAGGTCGGTAAAAATACACCGGACTCCCCGTGCACCCTGCACGACTTCGGCCCCACCAACATCGGTCGAACCAGGCGAATCGAGTGTCCGAATGGGCATACCCAATGGAGTGACGAGTACAACGCCTGCGTAAATACCGAAATCACCGCCACCCTCGCCGGTAAAGTCAATTCATGCGAAGGCACGGCGGGCCAAGCCAGCGGTCTCGTCGGGAATCCGTGCGACGTAAAGACAGGCGAGAAGTTCGAAACTCAGCAGGATTTCGATCTGGGGTGGATTGCGTTCCGCCGTTTCTATCACTCGGGCTCTGCGACCAGCAACGGCGGCTTTGGGCCAGGATGGACACACTCGCTATCTACTCGCCTGGCGATTGACGGCACCAGCATCGGCCTGATCGACAGCAGCGGTTACCAACGCCGGTTTCGTCAGGATGGGCCCGCGTATCTGGCAACAGACGACAGCGGCGATCGTCTGGTCGCCAATGGCTCCGATTGGTCGCTTCATACCGATGGCGCCACACTGATTTTCGACAACGAAGGGCGCGCCCTGCAGCTCTTGCTCGATAGCGGAATTTCGCTGTCCTATTCTTACGATAATTATGGCCGGATCACGCGCGTCACTCATACGAGCGGACGATCCATCGAACTGCACTACGAAAGCTCCGCGATCGACTCTCCGATCAGCTCGATCTCGTCGGAAGGCACGACGCTCGTCAGTTACACCTACCTTTACGAGTTTCCCAACTTTCCAACGGTCGGCCTGATAGAGACAGCAACCTACGCGGATGGGAAGTCACGCAAGTATCACTACGAAGACACTCGCTTCACCAAGCACCTGACCGGCGTCAGCACCGAGGACAATGCGCGGTTCAGTACGTTCTCGTATGACGAGCGAGGTCGAGTTATATCCAGCGTTCATGCCGGAGGCGCGGATGGCGTCAGCCTCACTTACACCTCGGCCGGCGGAGCGGTAGTTACCGGAGCGCTCGGCCAGCAAGAGGATTATGGCCTGACCTCAGGCTCTGGTGCCCTGCCCCGCAAGATCTCTGGATTCACCGACAGCCGCGGTTCGGTGACGCAAACATACGCCGATACCGCTACCGACTTCCGCCGCCGCCTCGACAACGTCACCGACCGCAACGGCACCCAGACCAAGCACACGTACGCCGAAGCCAACGACCCGGTCACCGGGCAGCTGGCGCGCACGCATACGGTGAAGGAAGCGGTCGGCCTGCCGCAGGAGCGCAGCAGCATCGAACGGCGCGACGTGGCCAGCAACCGCACGCTGCTGACCCAGGTCGGCAACCGTGAGACTCGCATCGTCCGCAACGCACGCCTGCAGCCGGTCACGGCGACCGTGCGCGACACGGTCAGCAA is a window of Lysobacter antibioticus DNA encoding:
- a CDS encoding class I fructose-bisphosphate aldolase is translated as MSIEQLAETAQAMVAAGKGIIAIDESNATIAKRFAGVGIDNTEENRRAYRELLLTTPKIGDYISGAILYDETIRQSTKAGVPFTKIMMDNGVIPGIKVDKGPQPLAGFPGEVVTEGLDGLRARLEEYYKLGARFAKWRAVINIGDDIPSGTCIEANSHALARYAALCQEQGLVPMVEPEVIMDGSHDIDTCFEVTEVTLRSLFGALYEQSVVLEGTILKASMVLPGTLASDRASIDDVAAATLQCLKSTVPATLPGIVFLSGGQSDEDATAHLNAMNQMGPNPWPLSFSYGRAMQSAALKLWSQDLVGNIAKAQQTVYERAKANGLAALGQWKSAA
- a CDS encoding SH3 domain-containing protein, whose amino-acid sequence is MSVLRPHHHTLVIALASALSLLPAAALAQSSDADRDYREAVAHCESHPQASTRYVVVDAARMRSLPRADGGAVTSVPIGAEVKVQCVFGEWVRATSERPNPSVGWIRADLLGPRAPTAASLEQDYRRAAGAERRTIAERAIALRPFARESHQLAIDAAQADGDTAAAQAATLRRERMTAPKVERLSGEPRLLFGVDGGYLTAIARIDGRGRYADPATPDSTYAVWRGFHLYRNGAADGLVQVIDRGEAVGLGMEAQVRRPPAAERDQGLNGLASNETLGAGAAVIAAKVSADERRAVERELRALLGRQRLDRAAVDKALRPYDAEERSGLRVHALDLAGGKRLLVATAVAAVPPRSPDQADTTLDSVLLLEASGKQYRKVGEIAGETAGDAIESHAFHDALDLDGDGEAELIFRLHQYEGSQYQIWSRSSGQWKPVYAGGYVGV
- the pyk gene encoding pyruvate kinase, which translates into the protein MSSSPRRTKILATLGPATDPPGVLDALLNAGVDVVRLNFSHGDPSSQVARAQAVREAALRVGVEVGILADLPGPKIRIERFAEGRVLLKAGDRFDLIASASAPPGNLREVGVSYLGLPNDVAPGDVLLLDDGLLQLRVGAVDGERIITTVLNDGALSDRKGLNKLGGGLSLGALTERDKELILVAAELGADFIAVSFCRNAEDMHEARRIARAAGSDAALVSKIERAEAIENLAEIVDASDVVMVARGDLGVEIGDAELPGLQKKIIRESLARNRVVITATQMMQSMVDNPIPTRAEVLDVANAVIDGTDAVMLSQESAAGRYPVKAVEAMSRICLGAERQFDHDTDFEAAPRNLERADQAIAMAAMFLSEHIGVRAIVAMTESGGTVRFLSRFRSNAPIYAFSRHGGARRRMSMMRDVYPIDFDSRGLASRDAARNVVKQLFDAGKLGQGERVIFTSGDTMEQHGATNTLRLLQVGEGGCAEGLGEL
- a CDS encoding catalase family protein, producing MSTTRHPSDLPYPSVDEMLGEALYPHESDLALQIADAIEKSIREQYRPGQARRDAHPKATGFVEAEFRVNDSLAPSLAQGVFVPGKVYQAWIRFSNGAGDPTRSDDNDDGRGMAIKLLGVPGPKLLENDREATTQDFVMINHPVFLANDPHRYLSLVEKASSGRLLDKVTIPFALGLKGTLRAKEISSGKISNPLQVRYFSAVPYQLGVGAERQAIKFSVMPATAEVDPMPAQRGPDYLREAMKRTLAERDVVLKFLVQPRTSDSMSVEDSMTAWDEAQAPFFEVASIHIPRQEFDTPERNRLGEDIAYSPWHSLPEHRPLGSTNRLRKLIYDRISRVRHEMNSVEQPGR
- a CDS encoding protein-disulfide reductase DsbD family protein; this translates as MTGLLRDARALRWAGSTTCGLVLAAAVLLSPSTAFADETATSSAYDGGASDLSRSFADSEPLPVEQAFALTSTLLGDGSVALEWRMPPGYYLYRDRFSLQAVDAPQALGALQWSEGRLHQDPQFGEVTVFYEHARLRVPLQSGATLPQRLELKLSFQGCLENSVCYPPTLRRLSFELPPPLRTQEQASSPWLGMLLMAFAGGLLLNLMPCVLPVLSLKAFSILHAADDPVGAKRRALAYTAGVVSSFAALGGVVLALRTAGGGAGWGFHMQQPWVIGLLVLVMLAVGLGLSGVVNFGAGLAGVGQRHAQGRGLAGDFVTGVLACVVASPCTAPFMGASVAYALASPQPWAALAVFVLLGLGLAAPFLAIAFVPRAARWLPRPGAWMDSLKQWLAFPMYATAVWLLWVLGKQRGVDAMALVLLSAVVLILGLWWFEKNRFAGAGHRLLAVLIVALSLSPLTMLDARPGDAAPSVASKAELPPGAERFTPARLAELRGQGRAVFVNVTADWCLTCKVNQAAVLERDGFRALLKDADAVYLVADYTQPDEAVAALLKAQGAVGVPLYVGYDREGRRTKLPAVLSLQGISDALVQADSPASPTPGGQRG
- a CDS encoding TlpA family protein disulfide reductase yields the protein MDTLLRHRRRAPQAGLGGIRARQLVRSDSRGLAHSRIQSSRSVRPRSGDACGSRPRAGRARRADRAHRFAVSYRGIRMTLYSSRLWARTSVAACVLLAAWWSGGVRPAQAETGKEYAQQVGARLVGQAVPALVLTTIDGQRLDLGALRGRKAVYLKFWATWCVPCREQMPHFEKAQRGAGGDLQVVAINIGFDDTVEQIRAYRRELGLSMPIVRDDDGSLGERFGLRVTPQHVVIGKDGTVRYVGHLADARLDAAVAQARNTPGFDPRTLVAETPAAPVRNILQIGEPVPTSKIRTLEARQLALTDPVGQRPSVLAFLSPWCESYLQKTRPQSSKQCRVLREQLVSLGRDRRVRWVGIASGLWASEQDLRDYRNEHRVPVPLSLDRDGVLFRRFGVQRVPAVLVVGADGRLLRRIEVDDALPSRLQSLLGGAGGMARGNAAWAR